In the Arachis ipaensis cultivar K30076 chromosome B04, Araip1.1, whole genome shotgun sequence genome, TTGCATAAACATAAATAGTTTACCTTGGGCTGTCCCATAGGTAGGCCATCTGCGCTAGCAATGCTGAAGCAGGTAATCTCTGCGGCCTTCTTAGCTAATGGGGATGAATACTCCCCAATAGCAACCAATCGGGAAAGGGCCTCCCCTAGGTTTCTGACGAATAGTTTCCTACTAACGCTTCCCTCTTCATCCATACTAGCATCCAAATGATACAAGGTCCGCTCTCGGAATGCCACAACCGCCAGATACCAGTGTCCACATGCATCCTTTACGGGAATATAAATCTAAAAGAATACCAACAATTGTGAGGCATGAATTGATTCAAGTATTTGCCAATAACGATAACTGCGGCAACAACTTACATAATTGAGGCTATTAGAGGGCCTCATCCATCTCTCCTTGTAACGACTGGCCAGTTCTTCAACAGACCTTCCCTCTCGAAAATCAATCTGTACATTTTGGAGCTAATCATCGATAAAGAAAATT is a window encoding:
- the LOC107638013 gene encoding uncharacterized protein LOC107638013 — protein: MGDPMEELVRFGHCVLQRHNILTLQPPHMPDDNIFEMFALRVSLATRGNDGVEFWTLPPGFAIDFREGRSVEELASRYKERWMRPSNSLNYIYIPVKDACGHWYLAVVAFRERTLYHLDASMDEEGSVSRKLFVRNLGEALSRLVAIGEYSSPLAKKAAEITCFSIASADGLPMGQPKGSMCNLGTQLDGYGWCFPT